In the Chloroflexota bacterium genome, one interval contains:
- the carA gene encoding glutamine-hydrolyzing carbamoyl-phosphate synthase small subunit, translating into MSEALLVDADVCLALEDGRVFFGRSFGAPMPAEGEVVFNTSMAGYQEIATDPSYHGQMVVLTHPQIGNYGAQRIARESRRPWIAALIVRDLAEEPSHWQSTGSLHAFLLDAGVPGIQGIDTRALTRHLRDHGTMRAALGPIDRARPIEPQAADLVERARSATPLSDKNLVAQASDPAGAADRTDRPVEAASADRAGLRIAVVDCGVKHNIVRSLAARGVEVYPLSWDATVEAVLAAGAAGVVVSNGPGDPERMAGAAALTRELMRRTVPLLGICLGHQVLGLAAGGSTSRLKFGHHGGNHPVRDLLTDRIHITSQNHEFQVDAASIREGSGFFVSMVNLNDGSVEGLAHRELPAFSVQYHPEGCPGPQDNQYIFERFLDMVARPVPGADALSRDMVPADG; encoded by the coding sequence GTGAGCGAGGCGCTCCTCGTCGACGCCGACGTCTGCCTGGCCCTCGAGGACGGCCGCGTTTTCTTCGGCCGGTCCTTCGGCGCCCCCATGCCAGCCGAAGGCGAGGTTGTCTTCAATACCAGCATGGCTGGCTACCAGGAGATCGCCACCGATCCCTCGTACCACGGGCAGATGGTGGTGCTCACCCATCCCCAGATCGGAAACTACGGCGCGCAGCGGATCGCGCGCGAATCGCGCCGGCCCTGGATCGCTGCGCTGATCGTCCGCGATCTGGCCGAGGAGCCCAGTCACTGGCAGTCGACGGGAAGCCTCCACGCGTTTCTCCTTGACGCCGGCGTGCCGGGGATTCAGGGAATCGATACGCGTGCGCTCACGCGGCACCTGCGAGACCACGGGACCATGCGGGCCGCGCTCGGTCCCATCGATCGCGCGCGCCCGATCGAGCCGCAGGCGGCAGATCTGGTCGAGCGCGCCCGCTCCGCGACGCCGCTCTCCGATAAGAACCTCGTGGCGCAAGCAAGCGATCCCGCAGGCGCCGCGGATCGAACGGATCGGCCCGTCGAGGCTGCGTCGGCCGATCGGGCCGGGCTCCGAATCGCCGTGGTGGACTGTGGCGTCAAGCACAACATCGTGCGGTCGCTCGCGGCGCGCGGCGTAGAGGTGTACCCGCTGTCATGGGACGCCACTGTCGAGGCCGTACTCGCCGCCGGCGCGGCCGGTGTGGTCGTCTCCAATGGGCCCGGGGACCCGGAGCGGATGGCGGGCGCCGCCGCCCTCACGCGCGAGCTGATGCGACGAACGGTCCCCTTGCTCGGGATCTGCCTCGGCCATCAGGTACTCGGGCTGGCAGCCGGGGGTTCGACGAGCCGTCTGAAATTCGGCCATCACGGCGGCAACCATCCGGTGCGTGACCTGTTGACGGATCGAATTCACATCACGTCGCAGAACCACGAATTTCAGGTCGACGCCGCCTCGATCCGCGAGGGGTCGGGCTTCTTCGTCAGCATGGTCAATCTGAACGATGGCTCGGTCGAAGGCCTCGCCCATCGGGAGCTTCCGGCGTTCTCGGTGCAGTATCACCCGGAGGGCTGCCCTGGGCCGCAGGACAATCAGTACATCTTCGAGCGGTTCCTCGACATGGTGGCGCGACCGGTGCCCGGCGCGGACGCTCTGAGCAGAGACATGGTGCCCGCCGATGGATAG